A stretch of the Lytechinus variegatus isolate NC3 chromosome 5, Lvar_3.0, whole genome shotgun sequence genome encodes the following:
- the LOC121416046 gene encoding synaptotagmin-5-like isoform X2 — translation MINMVSLTLLFAISTAIAVAISVSLFIFICCCMRARRTQRRQKRREKLERALAVTPLRSDFFKKGDEDYPKTIQVPRQDPVDDSPFSDVPTDDQGIEATDQADCDNYGRSQSWAPMTSTNLIAVDPQRRQTLAVVSLSPSSSDSSLASCSSENDLEQLGRDSEWTVYQGGNEKPVVNFSLYHSTQDRTLFVCLKSVSGLARKYYPGCTSFLKVSLLPKYRDGFRTEMVRKSLNPHFNESFQFCKLTPAEVQGSFLKIKLYVREKWNRKDRFSGEVFAECHQLLTKSDSLLEFQRTFSVKRTKLPKKNLKRMRSKSTSEATSNRPYLGDLFVALQYQPQADRLKVMVRKAENLLVDSVLPGSGDIYVTVRLMKHGEIVDEYSTQRRSGTSPIWNQPFLFHPKQDEIEQHSILLAINRGRRLATDVMVGKIEIGRQFGETGVAHWTEMLQPRGLEVAKWHRIKPPFS, via the exons TAACGTTGCTGTTTGCCATTTCTACCGCAATAGCAGTTGCCATTTCAGTCAGtcttttcatctttatttgttGTTGCATGCGAGCTCGGAGGACACAGCGACGACAGAAACGTCGAGAAAAACTAGAGCGAGCTCTGGCCGTCACACCCTTGAGATCGGACTTCTTCAAGAAAGGAGACGAAGATTACCCGAAGACAATCCAAGTGCCTCGACAGGATCCGGTCGATGATAGCCCTTTCAGTGATGTACCGACCGATGATCAGGGGATTGAAGCGACTGACCAGGCTGATTGTGATAACTACGGACGCTCCCAGTCATGGGCGCCGATGACCTCGACGAACTTGATTGCAGTAGATCCTCAAAGAAGACAGACTTTGGCCGTGGTTTCActctctccttcttcttctgatTCATCACTGGCTTCGTGCAGCTCAGAGAATGACCTTGAACAGCTCGGGCGTGATTCCGAGTGGACAGTTTACCAAGGAGGCAACGAAAAGCCGGTTGTAAACTTTTCTCTATATCACTCGACACAGGACCGTACTCTCTTCGTCTGCCTCAAGTCTGTTTCTGGATTGGCGAGGAAATACTACCCAGGATGCACTTCGTTTCTCAAGGTCAGCCTCCTGCCAAAGTACAGAGATGGATTTCGCACAGAGATGGTCCGTAAATCGCTGAATCCTCATTTCAATGAATCCTTCCAGTTCTGTAAGTTGACTCCCGCAGAGGTCCAAGGCAGCTTCCTGAAGATTAAACTGTATGTGAGGGAGAAGTGGAACAGGAAGGATCGCTTTAGTGGAGAGGTCTTTGCGGAGTGCCATCAACTTCTAACAAAGAGCGACAGCCTTCTAGAATTTCAGAGGACATTCAGTGTGAAAAGAACCAAGCTTCCGAAGAAAAATCTTAAAAGG ATGAGATCTAAATCCACATCAGAAGCTACATCCAATCGGCCATACCTTGGAGATCTCTTTGTAGCCTTACAATATCAACCTCAAGCAGATCGATTGAAGGTGATGGTGAGGAAGGCTGAGAATCTATTGGTTGACAGCGTCCTTCCTGGTTCTGGAG ATATCTACGTCACTGTGCGCCTGATGAAGCATGGTGAGATAGTAGATGAATACAGCACTCAACGTCGTTCTGGAACCAGTCCTATCTGGAACCAACCATTCCTCTTCCATCCTAAACAAGATGAGATCGAACAACATTCCATCCTCCTTGCCATCAACCGTGGTCGACGACTAGCAACCGACGTGATGGTGGGGAAGATTGAAATCGGAAGGCAGTTCGGAGAGACGGGCGTGGCGCATTGGACGGAGATGCTGCAACCACGGGGATTGGAGGTCGCTAAGTGGCATCGAATCAAGCCACCTTTCAGTTAA
- the LOC121416046 gene encoding synaptotagmin-5-like isoform X1, translating to MINMVSLTLLFAISTAIAVAISVSLFIFICCCMRARRTQRRQKRREKLERALAVTPLRSDFFKKGDEDYPKTIQVPRQDPVDDSPFSDVPTDDQGIEATDQADCDNYGRSQSWAPMTSTNLIAVDPQRRQTLAVVSLSPSSSDSSLASCSSENDLEQLGRDSEWTVYQGGNEKPVVNFSLYHSTQDRTLFVCLKSVSGLARKYYPGCTSFLKVSLLPKYRDGFRTEMVRKSLNPHFNESFQFCKLTPAEVQGSFLKIKLYVREKWNRKDRFSGEVFAECHQLLTKSDSLLEFQRTFSVKRTKLPKKNLKRPSLPCMKQMRSKSTSEATSNRPYLGDLFVALQYQPQADRLKVMVRKAENLLVDSVLPGSGDIYVTVRLMKHGEIVDEYSTQRRSGTSPIWNQPFLFHPKQDEIEQHSILLAINRGRRLATDVMVGKIEIGRQFGETGVAHWTEMLQPRGLEVAKWHRIKPPFS from the exons TAACGTTGCTGTTTGCCATTTCTACCGCAATAGCAGTTGCCATTTCAGTCAGtcttttcatctttatttgttGTTGCATGCGAGCTCGGAGGACACAGCGACGACAGAAACGTCGAGAAAAACTAGAGCGAGCTCTGGCCGTCACACCCTTGAGATCGGACTTCTTCAAGAAAGGAGACGAAGATTACCCGAAGACAATCCAAGTGCCTCGACAGGATCCGGTCGATGATAGCCCTTTCAGTGATGTACCGACCGATGATCAGGGGATTGAAGCGACTGACCAGGCTGATTGTGATAACTACGGACGCTCCCAGTCATGGGCGCCGATGACCTCGACGAACTTGATTGCAGTAGATCCTCAAAGAAGACAGACTTTGGCCGTGGTTTCActctctccttcttcttctgatTCATCACTGGCTTCGTGCAGCTCAGAGAATGACCTTGAACAGCTCGGGCGTGATTCCGAGTGGACAGTTTACCAAGGAGGCAACGAAAAGCCGGTTGTAAACTTTTCTCTATATCACTCGACACAGGACCGTACTCTCTTCGTCTGCCTCAAGTCTGTTTCTGGATTGGCGAGGAAATACTACCCAGGATGCACTTCGTTTCTCAAGGTCAGCCTCCTGCCAAAGTACAGAGATGGATTTCGCACAGAGATGGTCCGTAAATCGCTGAATCCTCATTTCAATGAATCCTTCCAGTTCTGTAAGTTGACTCCCGCAGAGGTCCAAGGCAGCTTCCTGAAGATTAAACTGTATGTGAGGGAGAAGTGGAACAGGAAGGATCGCTTTAGTGGAGAGGTCTTTGCGGAGTGCCATCAACTTCTAACAAAGAGCGACAGCCTTCTAGAATTTCAGAGGACATTCAGTGTGAAAAGAACCAAGCTTCCGAAGAAAAATCTTAAAAGG CCCTCACTTCCATGCATGAAACAGATGAGATCTAAATCCACATCAGAAGCTACATCCAATCGGCCATACCTTGGAGATCTCTTTGTAGCCTTACAATATCAACCTCAAGCAGATCGATTGAAGGTGATGGTGAGGAAGGCTGAGAATCTATTGGTTGACAGCGTCCTTCCTGGTTCTGGAG ATATCTACGTCACTGTGCGCCTGATGAAGCATGGTGAGATAGTAGATGAATACAGCACTCAACGTCGTTCTGGAACCAGTCCTATCTGGAACCAACCATTCCTCTTCCATCCTAAACAAGATGAGATCGAACAACATTCCATCCTCCTTGCCATCAACCGTGGTCGACGACTAGCAACCGACGTGATGGTGGGGAAGATTGAAATCGGAAGGCAGTTCGGAGAGACGGGCGTGGCGCATTGGACGGAGATGCTGCAACCACGGGGATTGGAGGTCGCTAAGTGGCATCGAATCAAGCCACCTTTCAGTTAA